The Aulosira sp. FACHB-615 genome has a segment encoding these proteins:
- a CDS encoding tetratricopeptide repeat protein yields the protein MGALKYYCYRRQDIMDSDRIYQLINQAEELVQTGEYKLGISVFQQALQIDPRNVEALRQYAKSLTHIQEFEQAFQVFEQALEIDPNNVDTLRNYGTTLGKSGRENEALSIFEKALEIKPRDIKVLFSYSTTLKKLGKNEQLICVFEKLIELDPQNSQLLTKYANALVNNGQHDKAFHVFERSLKIEPSNPRILNSYANVLFSNGRYEKALQIFERSLEIEPHNQITLSRYANTFAAIGEYEQAFIFFDKSLQIEANNLITLSKYAIALNATGKYQQALPFFDQWLRTKFQNSDGLNSYIYFQYALALEGRGKYEDAIEKLLAIKIEILSPYQANVIQLHLGRLHYCIKQPEKGNEYFEAAIANSDDKDKTRLYSARSILANNPHSQTAVEMLQQISKDSPRYAEAFEMLTLNSSEEEYFDMVKTDTQTGLIDTEMLNRAMYHKIANEIGILKGIAYRILRHSELQDPLLSCIIQDIEDVFEEVNRRRAAQKSEIETISHDDYGKILAVISKTAHDISDFVNNQLAVIESKTRRAIRKLQPKDVHYTQLEKLLAQLELTQTALSDLKAINEGITIKNHRFKVKKLFEKWETTPRIDQAQIMLEIQNGDSEFYGDEEKIKSALNELVENSLKHNSEQQNLIIRISSQDVINPLVWGRTIPGEQKYLFIEFADNGKGIPEDKKDWIFQPLKTTSHEGKGSGLGLFIIRKTLTKMNGYIRETGYNGSIFEIYIPYTKGELH from the coding sequence ATGGGAGCTTTAAAGTATTACTGCTACCGGAGACAAGATATTATGGATAGCGATCGCATCTACCAGTTAATAAATCAAGCAGAAGAACTTGTACAGACGGGGGAGTACAAGTTGGGAATTAGTGTTTTCCAGCAAGCTTTACAAATTGATCCACGTAATGTTGAAGCACTCAGACAATACGCTAAATCTTTGACGCATATACAAGAATTTGAACAGGCTTTTCAAGTTTTCGAGCAAGCCCTAGAAATAGATCCAAATAATGTAGATACATTGAGAAATTACGGTACTACTTTGGGAAAATCAGGTAGAGAGAATGAAGCTTTAAGTATTTTTGAAAAGGCTTTAGAAATCAAACCGAGAGATATTAAAGTTTTGTTTTCGTATAGCACAACATTAAAGAAATTAGGGAAAAATGAGCAGTTGATTTGCGTATTTGAAAAATTAATAGAACTTGATCCTCAAAATTCTCAATTATTAACTAAGTATGCAAATGCCTTAGTTAATAATGGTCAGCATGATAAAGCTTTTCATGTTTTTGAGAGATCACTTAAAATTGAACCTAGTAATCCAAGAATACTCAATAGTTATGCCAACGTCTTGTTTTCTAATGGTCGATATGAGAAGGCTTTGCAAATTTTTGAGAGATCACTAGAAATTGAGCCTCATAACCAAATAACTTTAAGCAGATATGCAAACACTTTTGCTGCAATTGGTGAGTATGAGCAGGCTTTTATTTTTTTTGATAAATCACTACAAATTGAAGCGAATAATCTAATAACATTGAGCAAGTATGCAATTGCTTTGAATGCAACTGGTAAGTATCAACAGGCTTTGCCTTTTTTTGATCAGTGGTTAAGGACTAAGTTTCAAAATTCTGATGGACTAAACAGTTATATTTATTTTCAATACGCTCTTGCATTAGAAGGACGAGGTAAGTATGAAGATGCAATAGAAAAATTATTAGCTATTAAAATAGAGATTTTAAGTCCATATCAAGCTAATGTAATTCAACTCCATTTAGGTAGACTACACTATTGCATTAAACAACCAGAGAAAGGTAACGAATATTTCGAGGCTGCGATAGCTAATTCTGATGATAAGGATAAAACTAGACTCTACAGTGCTAGAAGCATCCTTGCCAATAATCCTCATAGTCAAACAGCAGTCGAGATGTTACAACAAATTTCAAAAGACTCTCCACGCTATGCTGAAGCGTTTGAGATGCTAACTCTCAATTCGAGTGAGGAAGAATACTTTGATATGGTTAAGACTGATACCCAAACTGGGTTAATTGACACAGAGATGCTTAATAGAGCAATGTATCATAAGATTGCCAATGAGATTGGTATACTTAAGGGAATTGCTTATCGGATTTTGCGCCACTCTGAACTACAAGATCCTCTGTTAAGCTGCATTATTCAAGATATTGAAGATGTATTTGAAGAGGTCAATAGACGACGGGCAGCGCAAAAGTCTGAAATTGAAACTATCTCTCACGATGACTATGGAAAAATTCTAGCCGTGATTTCTAAAACAGCCCATGATATATCAGATTTTGTCAATAATCAGCTTGCTGTAATTGAGTCTAAAACTCGTCGGGCAATACGGAAGTTACAACCAAAAGATGTTCACTATACCCAGCTTGAGAAATTGCTGGCGCAACTAGAACTGACTCAGACAGCCCTTAGTGATTTAAAAGCGATTAACGAAGGAATTACCATTAAGAATCATCGCTTTAAAGTGAAAAAGCTGTTTGAAAAGTGGGAAACTACTCCTCGGATTGACCAAGCTCAAATTATGCTAGAGATCCAAAATGGTGATTCTGAATTTTATGGCGATGAAGAAAAAATTAAAAGTGCGCTGAATGAATTAGTAGAGAACTCCCTCAAACACAACTCCGAGCAGCAAAATTTAATAATTCGCATATCTTCTCAGGATGTTATTAATCCACTGGTATGGGGCAGAACAATTCCTGGTGAGCAGAAATATTTGTTTATCGAATTTGCTGATAATGGTAAAGGGATTCCTGAAGATAAAAAAGATTGGATTTTTCAACCACTAAAAACCACTTCTCACGAAGGAAAAGGTAGTGGTTTAGGGTTGTTTATTATCCGTAAAACATTAACTAAGATGAATGGGTATATCCGGGAAACTGGATACAACGGATCTATATTTGAAATTTATATTCCCTATACAAAAGGAGAGTTACATTAG
- a CDS encoding type II toxin-antitoxin system RelE/ParE family toxin: MYQVELTKGAIKQLNKLPNNIKERIDAKILDYFRTYAIAHKLNLS, translated from the coding sequence ATGTATCAAGTTGAATTAACCAAGGGTGCGATAAAACAACTAAATAAACTACCCAATAATATTAAAGAACGCATCGATGCCAAAATTCTAGATTATTTCAGAACTTACGCAATTGCCCACAAGCTTAATTTATCGTAG
- the clpP gene encoding ATP-dependent Clp endopeptidase proteolytic subunit ClpP, which yields MIPIVIEQSGRGERAFDIYSRLLRERIIFLGQQIDSNLANLIVAQMLFLDAEDPEKDIYMYINSPGGSVTAGMGIFDTMKHIRPDVCTICTGLAASMGAFLLSAGAKGKRMSLPHSRIMIHQPLGGAQGQATDIEIQAREILYHKKRLNDFLAEHTGQPIERIAEDTERDFFMSPDEAREYGLIDQVIDRHAAGSRPMTVV from the coding sequence ATGATTCCTATCGTTATTGAACAATCGGGTCGGGGCGAACGCGCCTTTGATATCTACTCACGACTGTTGCGTGAGCGAATCATCTTTTTGGGACAACAGATTGACAGCAACTTAGCTAACTTAATAGTTGCCCAAATGCTGTTCTTGGATGCAGAAGACCCAGAAAAAGACATTTATATGTACATTAATTCCCCCGGCGGTTCGGTAACTGCTGGTATGGGTATTTTTGACACTATGAAGCATATCCGCCCCGATGTCTGTACCATTTGTACCGGATTAGCGGCGAGTATGGGAGCTTTTCTCCTGAGTGCGGGTGCTAAAGGTAAGCGGATGAGTCTACCCCATTCCCGCATTATGATTCACCAACCTTTAGGCGGCGCACAAGGCCAAGCCACCGACATTGAAATTCAAGCGCGGGAAATTTTGTATCACAAAAAGCGACTCAACGACTTTCTTGCTGAACACACAGGTCAGCCAATTGAGCGCATTGCAGAAGATACCGAACGCGACTTTTTCATGTCACCCGATGAAGCCAGAGAATACGGTTTGATTGACCAAGTAATTGACCGTCACGCTGCGGGTAGTCGTCCGATGACTGTGGTGTAG
- a CDS encoding MFS transporter translates to MKCDRSNRAMVKKKLHPFILYTGFLAFLGFGVLNPIMPTLVGLYGSTAWEVGLLYATFSLAQFLTLPGIGYLSDAYGRRWMMLISLLGASLGYFIFGSGGALAVLFAGWLIVGLTDGTASMTFAAIADTTTPQQRTRAFSWVSGMMALGLIIGPVMSGVLSGIYPTLPVYVVAIAFVVALVWGYYAMPETLPSNQRSPQPDFAQLNPFTQLQACLVLPQLRWLMLSFLMVNMAMFALISNLPALANEQFNWPAPQIAPLFALFGVISVIDQVIIIPWLLPRWGEIRMAFSGALITGLAFSLSGIFAITGSVIVLYTSIVLVGIGQPLAETSLIGLMSKTVGEKIQGRINSNIQTVQALARMIAPLLAGWLYQNISPATPYWFSAAQILVAAIAVKLSVQKSSISTQNNTVLITGGSSGIGLALARKFLQANNTVIITGRDAKKLAEVKKILPEIITEVADLQDFNALQHLVNRYPNVNILINNAGIQYNYEFINPEIDPELIEEELRTNLIAPLQLIKLMLPHLLTKPNAAIVNVSSGLGLVPKQTAPVYCGSKAGLHIATKALRWQLESTSIKVFEIIAPLVDTPMTHGRGKGKISPAALADEFWHNFRCDRYEMRIGKTKLLFFLQRWFPQVAEKILRPGI, encoded by the coding sequence ATGAAATGCGATCGCTCAAACCGGGCAATGGTGAAGAAAAAACTACATCCTTTTATCCTCTACACAGGCTTTCTGGCATTTTTGGGTTTCGGAGTCCTAAATCCAATTATGCCGACATTGGTGGGGCTTTACGGCAGTACAGCGTGGGAAGTTGGGCTACTATATGCTACATTTTCACTTGCCCAATTTTTGACACTGCCAGGAATTGGTTATCTTAGTGATGCCTATGGGCGGCGATGGATGATGCTGATTAGCCTTTTAGGGGCTAGTTTGGGATATTTTATCTTTGGCAGTGGGGGCGCATTAGCTGTACTATTTGCAGGCTGGCTGATTGTGGGGCTAACCGATGGTACAGCTAGTATGACATTTGCAGCGATCGCCGATACTACCACACCTCAACAACGGACTCGTGCTTTTTCCTGGGTGAGTGGGATGATGGCTTTGGGGCTAATTATCGGCCCGGTTATGAGTGGTGTATTGTCGGGTATTTATCCGACTTTACCTGTGTATGTTGTGGCGATCGCTTTTGTAGTTGCATTGGTGTGGGGATATTATGCCATGCCGGAAACTTTACCATCAAACCAGCGTTCCCCTCAACCTGATTTTGCTCAATTAAATCCCTTCACTCAATTGCAAGCCTGTTTGGTACTACCCCAACTGCGCTGGCTGATGTTGAGCTTTTTGATGGTGAATATGGCGATGTTTGCCCTCATTTCTAATTTACCTGCTTTAGCAAATGAGCAATTTAACTGGCCAGCCCCACAAATTGCCCCGTTATTTGCCTTATTTGGTGTAATTAGTGTTATTGATCAAGTAATAATTATTCCCTGGTTATTGCCTCGATGGGGCGAAATCCGTATGGCATTTTCTGGGGCATTAATTACCGGATTAGCTTTTAGTTTATCTGGTATATTCGCCATCACAGGCTCGGTTATAGTTCTCTATACAAGTATTGTATTGGTTGGCATTGGACAGCCCCTAGCCGAAACTTCTTTAATTGGCTTGATGTCCAAAACTGTTGGTGAAAAAATTCAAGGACGCATCAACAGCAACATTCAAACAGTGCAAGCATTAGCAAGAATGATTGCCCCCTTGTTAGCAGGTTGGTTATATCAAAACATTAGCCCAGCTACACCCTATTGGTTTAGTGCTGCTCAAATTCTCGTGGCGGCAATTGCTGTTAAATTATCAGTGCAGAAATCCTCTATTTCAACTCAAAACAATACAGTGTTAATTACTGGAGGTTCATCAGGAATTGGCTTGGCATTGGCTAGAAAATTTCTTCAAGCTAACAATACAGTGATTATTACTGGACGTGATGCTAAGAAACTCGCTGAAGTCAAGAAAATCTTGCCGGAAATTATAACTGAAGTTGCTGATTTACAAGATTTTAATGCTTTACAACATCTGGTTAATCGCTACCCGAATGTCAACATATTGATTAACAATGCCGGGATTCAATACAACTATGAATTTATCAATCCAGAGATTGACCCTGAGTTAATTGAAGAAGAATTACGCACCAATTTAATTGCACCATTGCAATTAATTAAACTGATGTTACCCCATTTGTTAACTAAGCCAAACGCGGCTATTGTGAATGTTTCTTCTGGTTTGGGATTAGTACCGAAACAAACTGCGCCTGTTTATTGCGGTAGTAAAGCCGGATTACATATTGCTACTAAAGCCCTGCGCTGGCAACTGGAAAGCACATCAATTAAAGTATTTGAAATTATCGCGCCTTTAGTTGATACACCAATGACTCACGGTAGGGGTAAAGGAAAAATTTCACCGGCAGCATTGGCGGATGAATTCTGGCATAATTTTAGGTGCGATCGCTATGAGATGCGAATCGGTAAAACCAAACTGCTGTTTTTCCTCCAACGTTGGTTTCCCCAAGTCGCCGAGAAAATTCTCCGCCCTGGAATTTAG
- a CDS encoding Crp/Fnr family transcriptional regulator, translating into MLSPPYLQLSYVLRTLVEIPEDELAKLTQIFQPVSCKTGEFFIRAGEVPSKIGFVVAGIFRLYYVDAAGTEFTKSFCPENHFLTAYSALILKQPAQFFITALEDSLLLVADYSQYVQLCAEHPCWQAVNHKLVEALFIKKERREAELLLDDATTRYQKFLQEYPNLEHRVKQYHIASYLGISPVSLSRIRKILQPN; encoded by the coding sequence ATGCTTTCTCCGCCCTATCTGCAACTGAGTTATGTTTTACGCACTCTGGTTGAGATTCCAGAGGATGAACTGGCAAAATTAACCCAAATCTTTCAACCAGTCAGTTGCAAAACTGGAGAGTTTTTCATCCGTGCGGGGGAAGTTCCTAGCAAAATTGGATTTGTGGTGGCGGGGATATTTCGTCTTTATTATGTGGATGCGGCGGGGACTGAATTTACTAAATCATTTTGTCCAGAAAATCATTTTTTGACTGCCTATAGTGCGCTGATTTTAAAACAACCTGCTCAATTTTTTATCACCGCTTTAGAAGATTCATTATTATTAGTTGCTGATTATAGTCAGTATGTCCAACTATGTGCAGAACATCCATGTTGGCAGGCGGTGAATCATAAGTTAGTTGAGGCATTATTTATTAAAAAAGAGAGGCGAGAGGCGGAATTACTTTTAGATGATGCCACAACCAGATATCAAAAGTTTTTGCAAGAGTATCCTAATTTAGAACACAGAGTTAAGCAATATCACATTGCCTCTTATCTGGGTATTTCGCCTGTGTCCCTCAGTCGGATTCGGAAAATTCTCCAGCCGAATTAA
- a CDS encoding thioredoxin domain-containing protein yields the protein MTNRLAQAKSLYLRKHAENPIDWWPWCDEALATAKAENKPIFLSIGYSSCHWCTVMEGEAFSDAAIADYMNANFLPIKVDREERPDIDSIYMQALQMMTGQGGWPLNAFLSPEDLVPFYAGTYFPVDPRYGRPGFLQVLQALRHYYDNEKEDLRQRKAVILDSLLTSAVLQNDDPQLVAENELLGKGWETSTGIITANQYGNSFPMMPYAELALRGNRFNLPSRYDGQKICTQRGLDLALGGIYDHVGGGFHRYTVDPTWTVPHFEKMLYDNGQIVEYLANLWSAGTQEPAFARAVAGTVQWLQREMIAPEGYFYAAQDADSFINSDAVEPEEGAFYVWSYSELAQLLTPEELNLLQQEFTVSPQGNFEGLNVLQRRNPGELSPEIETALAKLFTARYGDAPESLKTFPPARNNQEAKTHNWPGRIPSVTDTKMIVAWNSLMISGLARAGGVFQSPLYLELAAQAANFIWENQFVNGRFHRLNYQGEATFLAQSEDYAFFIKALLDLQACSPDDQQWLEKAIAIQEEFDEFLWSVELGGYFNTSSDASQELIIRERSYADNATPSANGVAIANLVRLSLLTDNLHYLDLSEQGLKAFRSIMASHPQACPSLFTALDWYRNSTLIRSTSEQIKSLIPQYLPVATFSVVSNLPEGSIALVCQGLKCLAPATSVEQMLQQVQQSQTRG from the coding sequence ATGACTAATCGCCTTGCCCAAGCTAAGAGTCTCTACCTGCGTAAACACGCCGAAAATCCTATTGATTGGTGGCCTTGGTGTGATGAAGCTCTCGCCACTGCTAAGGCAGAAAATAAACCTATCTTTCTTTCCATTGGTTACTCTAGTTGCCACTGGTGTACTGTGATGGAAGGTGAGGCTTTTTCTGATGCTGCGATCGCAGATTACATGAATGCCAATTTTCTGCCTATCAAGGTAGATAGAGAAGAACGCCCAGACATCGATAGCATTTATATGCAGGCGTTACAGATGATGACTGGTCAAGGTGGTTGGCCGTTAAATGCCTTTCTTTCTCCGGAAGATTTGGTTCCTTTTTACGCTGGGACTTATTTTCCGGTTGATCCCCGCTATGGTCGTCCTGGTTTTTTACAGGTGCTGCAAGCTCTCCGCCATTACTACGACAACGAAAAAGAAGATTTACGCCAACGCAAAGCAGTAATTTTAGACTCGCTCCTCACCTCTGCGGTCTTGCAAAATGATGATCCCCAACTAGTTGCAGAAAATGAATTACTGGGCAAAGGTTGGGAAACTAGCACGGGGATCATTACTGCTAATCAATACGGTAACAGTTTCCCGATGATGCCTTATGCCGAGTTAGCACTGCGGGGAAATCGGTTTAATTTGCCATCTCGCTATGATGGTCAGAAAATTTGTACTCAGCGCGGACTAGATTTAGCCCTGGGTGGGATTTATGATCATGTGGGTGGTGGCTTTCATCGCTATACAGTTGATCCCACCTGGACAGTGCCTCACTTTGAAAAGATGCTTTATGACAATGGGCAAATTGTCGAGTATCTAGCAAATTTATGGAGTGCGGGTACTCAAGAACCAGCATTTGCTAGGGCTGTGGCGGGAACTGTACAATGGCTCCAACGAGAAATGATTGCCCCAGAAGGCTACTTTTACGCGGCTCAAGATGCAGATAGTTTTATTAATTCTGATGCAGTCGAGCCAGAAGAAGGGGCTTTTTATGTGTGGAGTTACAGCGAACTCGCACAGTTATTAACACCAGAAGAATTAAACCTATTACAACAAGAGTTTACAGTTAGTCCTCAAGGCAACTTTGAAGGGTTGAATGTATTGCAAAGGCGTAACCCTGGGGAATTGAGTCCAGAAATAGAAACAGCATTAGCAAAATTATTTACAGCGCGTTATGGTGATGCACCAGAATCATTAAAGACTTTTCCCCCAGCCCGGAATAATCAAGAAGCCAAAACCCATAATTGGCCGGGGCGTATTCCCTCGGTGACGGATACAAAAATGATTGTGGCTTGGAATAGTTTGATGATTTCTGGGTTAGCTAGAGCAGGTGGGGTCTTTCAATCACCTTTGTATTTGGAATTAGCCGCACAAGCCGCTAATTTTATTTGGGAAAATCAGTTTGTCAATGGACGTTTCCACCGACTCAATTATCAAGGTGAAGCGACATTTTTAGCGCAGTCTGAAGACTACGCCTTTTTTATTAAAGCGTTATTAGACTTACAAGCTTGTAGCCCAGATGATCAACAATGGTTGGAAAAAGCGATCGCTATCCAAGAAGAATTCGACGAATTTCTCTGGAGTGTAGAACTAGGAGGATATTTTAACACATCTAGCGATGCTAGTCAGGAATTAATTATCCGCGAACGCAGCTATGCGGATAATGCTACACCTTCTGCTAACGGAGTGGCGATCGCAAATCTTGTCAGGTTATCTCTACTCACCGATAATCTGCACTATCTCGATTTATCAGAGCAAGGTTTAAAAGCCTTCCGAAGCATCATGGCTAGTCATCCTCAAGCTTGCCCCAGCTTATTCACCGCTTTGGATTGGTATCGTAACTCTACCTTAATTCGCAGCACCAGCGAGCAAATCAAATCTCTCATTCCTCAATATTTGCCAGTAGCCACGTTTTCGGTAGTATCTAACCTCCCAGAAGGAAGTATTGCCTTAGTTTGCCAAGGTTTAAAGTGTCTTGCACCAGCAACCAGTGTTGAGCAAATGTTACAGCAAGTGCAGCAAAGTCAAACGAGAGGATGA
- a CDS encoding RNA-binding domain-containing protein yields MQTENVHLLVVEDNPRYLSELLEWLGDYGYQHIETATSSTQAQEKLQTPFDVIISDMRMEQDDSGFVILNEVKERNLSSVVIILTANDTVGDCRTAFKSGVWDYISKNMRGNVYDVLHESIQDAIAYFNLWGNAQNEQWITENLETLEQNYFGQYIAVINKTVIDAADTEEALKQRIEERQLRRFLTTIRKIGDLRPISELIQLPESDRLEYKSTFQWDVKRNCENKDLRFSSLKTIVAFLNSEGGTLIIGVEDNGNVFGLEQDLSLLSNGNLDKLERTIIDTICNHIGKSFIQQIKIRFENIDDKCVCAIDVKKSHKKAWLQKTKEKKLEFYIRMSNKSEPLDIPDIYDHL; encoded by the coding sequence ATGCAAACGGAAAATGTTCATTTATTGGTGGTGGAAGATAACCCTCGTTATTTGAGCGAGTTGCTGGAGTGGTTAGGAGACTATGGTTATCAGCACATAGAAACTGCAACAAGTTCTACCCAAGCACAGGAAAAATTACAAACTCCCTTCGATGTAATAATTTCTGATATGCGGATGGAACAAGATGACAGTGGCTTTGTAATTTTGAATGAAGTGAAGGAAAGAAACCTTTCTTCTGTAGTAATAATTCTGACAGCTAACGATACAGTCGGTGATTGCCGTACAGCATTTAAATCAGGAGTATGGGACTACATTTCCAAAAATATGCGCGGCAATGTTTATGATGTTCTGCATGAATCAATTCAAGATGCGATCGCTTACTTTAACCTTTGGGGTAATGCTCAAAATGAGCAATGGATTACCGAAAATCTAGAAACTTTAGAACAAAATTATTTTGGTCAATATATTGCTGTGATCAACAAAACAGTCATTGATGCAGCAGATACAGAAGAAGCCTTAAAGCAACGTATTGAAGAACGACAACTACGCCGCTTTTTAACCACAATTCGCAAAATTGGCGATTTACGTCCCATATCTGAGTTGATCCAACTGCCAGAAAGCGATCGCCTAGAATACAAAAGTACCTTTCAGTGGGATGTTAAGCGTAATTGTGAGAACAAAGATTTAAGATTTAGCAGCCTCAAGACAATTGTGGCTTTTCTCAACTCTGAAGGTGGCACTCTGATTATTGGAGTTGAAGATAATGGTAATGTTTTCGGACTTGAACAAGATTTGTCTTTACTGTCAAATGGAAATCTTGACAAATTAGAGCGAACAATTATTGATACAATTTGTAACCATATTGGAAAAAGTTTTATTCAGCAAATCAAAATTAGGTTTGAAAATATTGATGATAAATGTGTTTGTGCAATTGATGTTAAAAAATCTCATAAAAAAGCTTGGTTACAGAAGACTAAAGAAAAGAAACTAGAATTTTATATCCGAATGTCAAACAAGTCTGAACCTCTAGATATTCCAGATATATATGATCACCTCTAA
- a CDS encoding molybdenum cofactor guanylyltransferase gives MTNNSALSTQHSALLSAIVLAGGKSSRMGQDKALLTVDGVPLLQRACQIAAACAETVYIVTPWLERYQHLHLPRGNFILEAPVSQGPLVGFAQGLTQVQTDWVLLLACDLPKLRVEVLQGWVAQLDNVGEDAIAALAHHPKGWEPLCGFYRRRCLPQLLDFINQGGRSFQQWLQQYSVQVLAVPDTKMLLNCNTPEDWALMQ, from the coding sequence ATGACAAATAACTCAGCACTCAGCACTCAGCACTCAGCACTTTTATCAGCCATTGTATTGGCTGGCGGTAAAAGTTCGCGGATGGGACAGGATAAGGCTTTGCTGACTGTTGATGGTGTACCTTTATTACAGCGAGCTTGTCAGATTGCGGCGGCTTGTGCTGAGACTGTTTATATTGTCACTCCTTGGCTGGAACGTTATCAACACTTACATTTACCTCGTGGTAATTTTATTTTAGAAGCGCCTGTAAGTCAGGGGCCGTTGGTGGGGTTTGCTCAAGGACTAACACAGGTACAAACTGATTGGGTGTTGTTACTTGCTTGCGATTTACCAAAGTTGCGGGTTGAGGTATTGCAAGGATGGGTGGCGCAACTTGATAATGTGGGGGAAGATGCGATCGCCGCTTTGGCGCATCATCCTAAAGGCTGGGAACCTCTGTGTGGTTTTTATCGCCGGCGATGTTTACCGCAACTACTAGATTTTATCAACCAAGGCGGGCGATCGTTTCAGCAGTGGCTTCAGCAATATTCGGTACAAGTTTTAGCTGTGCCTGATACCAAGATGTTACTTAACTGTAATACTCCTGAAGATTGGGCATTGATGCAGTAA
- a CDS encoding uroporphyrinogen-III synthase — MADYQHSSKQNQTAKLPLSSVTVVVTRAAEQSDQFVALLEQMGATALSMSCLCIAPPTSYAKLDDAIANLNQFDWLIFTSTNGVDYFLDRLTHLGFNTSTLTKIKIAVVGQKTAARLQAYNLTADFSPPEFVSDSLITSFPNRDHLKGTKILYPQLEAGGRENIVEELTLLGAEVQAVPTYQSNCTTEIPPVIATAFQSGKIDVVTFASPKTVGCFYQLIQSIHAESVLENICIASIGPVTSNACRSILNRVDVEANPYSLEGLIAAIVNSQENLDKINRR; from the coding sequence ATGGCTGACTATCAACATTCATCCAAGCAAAACCAAACTGCAAAACTACCTTTGAGTAGCGTGACAGTTGTTGTCACCCGCGCGGCTGAACAGTCTGATCAGTTTGTCGCGCTTCTCGAACAAATGGGTGCAACTGCATTATCGATGTCTTGCTTGTGTATTGCTCCGCCTACAAGTTATGCCAAACTAGATGATGCGATCGCAAACCTTAATCAATTTGATTGGTTGATTTTTACCTCAACTAATGGCGTAGATTATTTTTTAGATCGATTAACTCACTTGGGTTTCAATACCAGCACACTCACCAAAATCAAAATAGCCGTAGTCGGGCAAAAAACAGCAGCACGGTTGCAAGCATATAACTTAACCGCAGATTTTTCACCCCCAGAATTTGTTTCAGATTCTCTGATTACGTCTTTTCCTAACAGAGATCACCTCAAAGGTACTAAAATTCTTTATCCCCAATTAGAAGCAGGTGGGCGAGAAAATATTGTCGAGGAACTGACTTTATTAGGCGCAGAAGTCCAAGCTGTTCCGACTTATCAATCAAATTGTACAACTGAAATACCACCTGTAATTGCTACTGCTTTTCAATCAGGTAAAATTGATGTGGTCACATTTGCTAGTCCGAAAACAGTGGGATGTTTCTATCAATTAATTCAATCTATTCATGCCGAATCTGTTTTAGAAAATATTTGCATTGCTTCCATTGGCCCAGTGACTTCAAATGCTTGCCGCAGTATTTTAAACAGAGTTGATGTTGAAGCAAATCCTTATTCCCTTGAAGGATTAATAGCAGCTATAGTTAATAGTCAAGAGAATTTGGATAAAATTAACCGCAGATAG